CTGGGCACCATTTAGCATATTACCAAGACTTGCCTTGGGAGGCTGAATACCCATACCTAAAAAACTTAGAGCGGCTTCATCCAATATAGAGATTGCAATCACTGAGGTTGCATATACTAAGATGGGGGCTGTTGTATTGGGTAAAATCTCCGAAAATAGTATATACCATTTTGGCATACCAGCAATATAATCCGCCTGTATGTAATTTTTTTCTCTAAGGGAAAGCACATTTCCTCTTACCAGCCTTGCAATTCCTGGCCAGTCGACAAAGCCTAATATTAATATTATGTTCATTAAACCTGGTTTAAATATGGCAGCGGATACTAAAACCAAGAGTATATAGGGAAAAGACATGACCATGTCTGTAAATCTCATAATAACCATATCAATCCAACCACCAAAATAACCGGATAAAATCCCCAATATAACACCTAGAATGGTAGATACCGCTGTTGCTGCAAAGCCTACAAAAAGCGAGATTCTTGTCCCATATAATAATCGGCTCAAAACATCCCTGCCTACCTGATCCGTACCCAGAAGAAATTTGGCGGAAGGCGGCTCACTAAAACCTCCAACAATCTTGTTTGGTGGGTAGGGTGTAAGTAAAGGTGCAAAAAGTGCACTTAATACCACAATAGTCAGAAAAACCAGACTAACCATTGCCAGCTTATGCCTCAAAAATCGTTTTAGTACAGGATTGCTTTTAATCCGGTCAGTCTTTATCATATAAACTCCCTTCCATGTGTGCTGTACATATTATAATCAGAATACTTTCTTCTAAGTTCTATTGCACATCTAATAGTCCTAATATTGAATGGTAGGGTCCACAATCGCATATAGTATGTCCGTAAGCAGATTTGTGACCATAACAACAATAGCTGACATCAGACATACTCCCATTATAACAGGATAATCTCTATTGATAATGGCACTCATCGTCATAAGTCCGAGACCCGGCCAGCTAAAAATCTGTTCAACTATAATAGCTCCTCCAAAAAGTACAGGTATTTGCATACCGAATACAGTAATCACCGGTAGTAAAGCATTACGAAGGGCATGCTTATTTATTACCTTGAATCTACCTATTCCTTTTGACTTTGCTGTACGTAAATAGTCTTTATCTAGAATTTCAAGCATAGCACTTCTGATATAACGAATATTAGTACCTGCCATGGATGTAGCCAATACCAGTACCGGCATTATCATATGCTTTATTATATCTTGCGCATTCTTCTCAGCTCCTAGCGTTGACATACCACTTGAGGGAAGCCATTGAAGCTTTATAGTAAATACATAAATCAAAATTAATGATAAAAAGAACCCCGGGACACTGCTGCCTAAAAAAGATAATGTTACAACTGTATAATCTCCTGCCGAATATTGGCGAACAGCACTGTATATACCGGCAGGTACAGCTATTATCATACTGACTGCCAATGAAGTGGACATAAGTATTAAAGTTGGTCCTATATAATTACTTATCATCTGGCTGACCGGCTGATAATTTTTTATAGAATAACCTAAGTTACCATGAAAGAGTTCTTTTAGCCAGATTAAGTACTGTATAAAGATAGGTTTGTCAAGTCCTAAAGCTGCTTCTTTTACCGCAAGTGCCTCCTTCGATACACGTGCCCCCTGAATCATCTCCAAAGGACTTCCGGCAAGGCTCATAATAAAATAATCAATAATAGTAATACCAAGTAATACCGGTATTGCTATCAGAATTCGCCTTAAAATGTATTTTAACATATTCCTCCCTTTCTGATTAACTAGAAAGCCAAACGCTTTTGCGTAATTACATATTAGAAGAATTAATTTCCCAATACATATTTCTAACCGACTAAAGCAATCATTTATTTTTTAAAAGCACCGGACATGCAGACAGATGAGAACTTCCTGGAACGACCGGGTGTAATGACGGAATATTATTCATACACACATCCTGTCTATAAGGACATCTTGGATGAAAACGGCAGCCTGTGGGTATTGCTGTATTGGAAGGAATTTCCCCCTCCAGGATAATACGTTCTCTGCTTCGTTCCGTTGGATCCGGGATAGGCGCGGCATTGCATAAAGCTTTTGTATACGGATGAACTGGGTTTGTAAAAAGCTCCGCTGCATCAGCAATCTCCACGATTTTCCCAAGATACATTACGGCAATCCGTTTACTAATATATTTTACTGCATCCAAACCATGCCCTATAAATAAATAGGTTACATGTAGATCTTTTTGTAAACTTCGTAATAAATTTAAAATTTGCGCCTGAATAGAAACATCTAATGCGCTGACTGGTTCGTCACAGATAATCAGCTTGGGATTTAAGGACAATGCTCTGGCTATTCCTATACGCTGCCGCTGCCCTCCGGAAAATTCATGGGGATAACGTTCCTTACTTTTTCCAGCAAGCCCCACCAACTCCAACAAACGGTTTACCTGTTTTAAAACATCCTGCCTGGTACATATCCCATGATACAGCATGGGTGCTGCTAATATATCATAAACCTGCTTTCTGGGGTTTAATGAAGAATACGGATCCTGAAAAACCATTTGTATCTGGGTACGGATTTGTCTCATAGCACTTCCTGATATTTTTGTCAAGTCTTGTCCTTGATACAGTATCGTGCCTTCTGTAGGTTTTTCCAATGCAGTTAATTGACGTCCAATGGTCGATTTGCCACATCCTGATTCGCCTACCAGGCCTAAGGTCTCTCCTTCTTCTATATAAAAATCCACACCGTCAACGGCATAGATTTTAGCAACGGTGTGGGGAATAATACCGCCCAGTACGGGATAATATTTTTTTAATCCACTTACTTCTATAAGTGGTACGTGCCTTTGTTCCACCAATCACTCCTCCTGTTTTTAGTGTCTTTGTTTAATAGGATGTATCTGACAGGTCAGTCCTCCAACAACGTTTATAGTGATCTTCTTTTACCATAAACATATCCTGACTTTTACTGCATAAAGAAAGTGCATACTTACACCGGTTTGAGAAACGACACCCATCCATTTCATGATATTCCTCAGGTACAGCTCCCTGAATTGGAATCAACTCACGTTCTTCATAATCTTTAATACTGGGTATAGATTGCAGCAGAGCCTTCGTATAAGGATGTTCTGGTTCTTTAAATATGGTTTCTACCAAGGCTTCTTCCACAATCTGTCCGGCATACATAACTAACACCCTATCTGCCATTTCTGCTACCACTCCCATATCATGCGTTATAAGAATAATAGACATGCCAAGTTCCTGATTTAGTCTTTTTAATAAATCCATAATCTGTGCTTGGATGGTAACATCTAGCGCAGTTGTGGGTTCATCCGCTATTACAAGCCTTGGATTACAGGATAAGGCCATAGCAATCATAACACGCTGTCTCATGCCGCCGGACAGGGTATGGGGATATTTTTTTAGTATAGCGTTAGGACTTGGCAGTCCTACTGTTCGTAGCAGCTCCTCTGCTCTCACTCTTGCCTCTTTTTTATTTAATCCCATATGGGTAACGATGGACTCTGTTAGCTGAGAACCTATCGTAAATACTGGATTTAAACTGGAAAGTGCATCTTGAAATATCATAGTAATCTGACTTCCCCTTATTAAGTCCATCTCTTTCTCAGATTTATCCACTAACGATTCTCCATTAAAGTATATACTTCCTCCGGTTATTTTTCCATTTTTTCCAAGTAACCTCAAGATAGAAAGTGACGTCACACTTTTACCGGAACCGGATTCTCCTACAATACAAAGAATCTCTCCTTCACTTACAGAAAAGCTTACTTTATCAATACAGGTAATATCCTTTTTATCGATTGAAAATGCTACCTCTAAATCTTTTACCTCTAGTAAAGGCATCACTCTGTCACATCCCAATTCTGAACATTTATAAAGGAACCGTATACATCGGGAGTCGCATTCTTAAGACGGTTGTTTACTGCTCCCATTGCACTGATAACATAGGCAGATATCATAGGTACCTCTTCTTGTGCTATAGTATTAATGGTAAGATATTGTTCTTTGATTTCTGCAATATCACTGGTGGTCTGGGTAGCTGCCAAAGCCTCTGCTACTCTGCCATTGGCAAATCCTGTCCAGCCGTCGGCAGATAAAAGCCAGTTTATATCCGGATAGGGATCTACAGGTGCATAGGTATACTGAACTGCCATAATATCAAAGCTTTTACTTCCGGCAGTCGACATAAGTGTTGCCAAATCAACTGTGGTAACCTGGATTTTAATTCCAATTTCT
The nucleotide sequence above comes from Anaerocolumna cellulosilytica. Encoded proteins:
- a CDS encoding ABC transporter ATP-binding protein, with amino-acid sequence MMPLLEVKDLEVAFSIDKKDITCIDKVSFSVSEGEILCIVGESGSGKSVTSLSILRLLGKNGKITGGSIYFNGESLVDKSEKEMDLIRGSQITMIFQDALSSLNPVFTIGSQLTESIVTHMGLNKKEARVRAEELLRTVGLPSPNAILKKYPHTLSGGMRQRVMIAMALSCNPRLVIADEPTTALDVTIQAQIMDLLKRLNQELGMSIILITHDMGVVAEMADRVLVMYAGQIVEEALVETIFKEPEHPYTKALLQSIPSIKDYEERELIPIQGAVPEEYHEMDGCRFSNRCKYALSLCSKSQDMFMVKEDHYKRCWRTDLSDTSY
- a CDS encoding ABC transporter permease; its protein translation is MLKYILRRILIAIPVLLGITIIDYFIMSLAGSPLEMIQGARVSKEALAVKEAALGLDKPIFIQYLIWLKELFHGNLGYSIKNYQPVSQMISNYIGPTLILMSTSLAVSMIIAVPAGIYSAVRQYSAGDYTVVTLSFLGSSVPGFFLSLILIYVFTIKLQWLPSSGMSTLGAEKNAQDIIKHMIMPVLVLATSMAGTNIRYIRSAMLEILDKDYLRTAKSKGIGRFKVINKHALRNALLPVITVFGMQIPVLFGGAIIVEQIFSWPGLGLMTMSAIINRDYPVIMGVCLMSAIVVMVTNLLTDILYAIVDPTIQY
- the opp4C gene encoding oligopeptide ABC transporter permease encodes the protein MIKTDRIKSNPVLKRFLRHKLAMVSLVFLTIVVLSALFAPLLTPYPPNKIVGGFSEPPSAKFLLGTDQVGRDVLSRLLYGTRISLFVGFAATAVSTILGVILGILSGYFGGWIDMVIMRFTDMVMSFPYILLVLVSAAIFKPGLMNIILILGFVDWPGIARLVRGNVLSLREKNYIQADYIAGMPKWYILFSEILPNTTAPILVYATSVIAISILDEAALSFLGMGIQPPKASLGNMLNGAQSLSVLTSKPWLWIPPGLVIILLVISINFIGDALRDAFDPSGR
- a CDS encoding ABC transporter ATP-binding protein gives rise to the protein MVEQRHVPLIEVSGLKKYYPVLGGIIPHTVAKIYAVDGVDFYIEEGETLGLVGESGCGKSTIGRQLTALEKPTEGTILYQGQDLTKISGSAMRQIRTQIQMVFQDPYSSLNPRKQVYDILAAPMLYHGICTRQDVLKQVNRLLELVGLAGKSKERYPHEFSGGQRQRIGIARALSLNPKLIICDEPVSALDVSIQAQILNLLRSLQKDLHVTYLFIGHGLDAVKYISKRIAVMYLGKIVEIADAAELFTNPVHPYTKALCNAAPIPDPTERSRERIILEGEIPSNTAIPTGCRFHPRCPYRQDVCMNNIPSLHPVVPGSSHLSACPVLLKNK